In Streptococcus uberis, a single window of DNA contains:
- the plsY gene encoding glycerol-3-phosphate 1-O-acyltransferase PlsY → MKITLLIIIAYLLGSIPTGLWIGLYFYKINLREHGSGNTGTTNTFRILGVKAGLITLFVDILKGTISTILPLLLGVHSISPILIGFFAVLGHTFPLFAQFKGGKAVATSAGVLLGFAPLFFLFLAVVFVLILYLFSMISLSSILTAVVAVIMVSLSPYFGFLIPHRDLVFVLTVLMLASIIIYRHMDNIKRILAKKENLVPWGLNLLKQAK, encoded by the coding sequence ATGAAAATAACATTACTCATTATCATTGCCTACTTGTTAGGCTCAATTCCAACCGGATTATGGATTGGACTCTATTTCTATAAAATCAATCTTCGTGAACACGGTTCTGGTAATACCGGTACGACCAATACCTTTCGTATTTTAGGAGTAAAAGCGGGTCTGATAACCCTATTTGTGGATATTTTAAAAGGAACTATCTCAACAATCTTACCACTTCTTCTTGGTGTGCATAGCATATCACCTATTTTGATTGGTTTTTTTGCTGTATTAGGTCATACCTTCCCACTATTTGCTCAATTTAAAGGAGGAAAAGCTGTTGCAACCAGCGCCGGTGTTCTACTTGGTTTTGCACCACTATTTTTCCTCTTTTTGGCCGTCGTTTTTGTTCTAATATTATACCTCTTTAGCATGATTTCATTGTCTAGCATATTGACTGCCGTCGTCGCTGTTATTATGGTTTCTTTGTCACCTTATTTCGGCTTTTTGATACCACATCGCGACCTCGTCTTTGTCCTGACAGTTCTCATGCTAGCTAGTATCATCATCTACCGCCACATGGATAACATCAAACGCATTCTTGCTAAAAAAGAAAATCTTGTTCCTTGGGGACTCAATCTCTTAAAACAAGCAAAATAA
- the parE gene encoding DNA topoisomerase IV subunit B has product MAKKEISITNYNDDAIQVLEGLDAVRKRPGMYIGSTDATGLHHLIWEIVDNAVDEALSGFGNEIKVTINKDGSVSVADSGRGMPTGKHAMGIPTVQVIFTVLHAGGKFGQGGYKTSGGLHGVGSSVVNALSKWLEVEITRDGSVYKQRFEDGGKPVTTLKKIGTAAKSKTGTTVTFMPDDSIFSTTDFKFNTIAERLKESAFLLKDVRMSLTDLRGEEPQVEEFHYENGVQDFVEYLNEDKETLTPVIYIEGEDQDFQVQVALQYNDGFSDNILSFVNNVRTKDGGSHETGLKSAITKVMNDYARKTNLLKEKDKNLEGSDYREGLSAVLSILVPEQHLQFEGQTKDKLGSPLARPVVDGIVSEKLTFFLLENGELATNLVRKAIKARDAREAARKARDESRNGKKNKKDKGLLSGKLTPAQSKNAKKNELYLVEGDSAGGSAKQGRDRKFQAILPLRGKVLNTEKAKMADILKNEEINTMVHTIGAGVGADFAIDDINYDKIIIMTDADTDGAHIQTLLLTFFYRYMRPLVEEGHVYIALPPLYKMAKGKGKTEKVAYAWTDGELEDLRKEFGKGAMLQRYKGLGEMNADQLWETTMDPETRTLIRVTIDDLARAERRVSVLMGDKAAPRRQWIEDNVKFTLEENTVLD; this is encoded by the coding sequence TTGGCTAAAAAAGAAATAAGCATTACGAATTATAATGACGATGCCATCCAAGTCTTAGAAGGACTTGATGCGGTTCGAAAAAGACCGGGGATGTACATCGGTTCAACAGATGCAACTGGATTACACCATCTCATTTGGGAAATCGTTGATAATGCAGTAGATGAGGCATTATCAGGTTTTGGGAATGAGATAAAAGTAACCATAAATAAAGACGGTTCTGTTAGCGTGGCAGATAGTGGACGTGGTATGCCTACAGGGAAGCATGCCATGGGAATTCCAACCGTACAAGTAATCTTTACGGTTCTTCACGCAGGAGGAAAATTTGGACAAGGGGGGTATAAAACTTCTGGAGGTCTCCATGGTGTTGGATCTTCCGTGGTTAATGCCTTATCCAAATGGTTAGAAGTTGAAATTACTCGGGACGGTTCGGTTTATAAGCAGCGCTTTGAAGACGGTGGTAAGCCTGTTACTACCTTAAAGAAAATTGGTACTGCAGCAAAAAGCAAGACTGGGACCACAGTCACCTTTATGCCAGACGATAGCATCTTTTCAACGACAGATTTCAAATTTAATACCATAGCAGAGCGGCTTAAAGAATCAGCATTCCTTTTAAAAGACGTTCGCATGTCATTGACGGATTTAAGAGGTGAAGAGCCACAAGTTGAAGAATTCCATTATGAAAATGGTGTTCAAGACTTTGTTGAGTACCTTAATGAAGATAAAGAAACTCTGACTCCTGTCATTTACATTGAAGGAGAAGACCAAGATTTTCAAGTTCAAGTTGCCCTTCAATACAATGATGGCTTTTCAGACAATATCCTATCTTTTGTAAACAATGTGCGTACTAAAGATGGTGGTAGTCACGAAACGGGTTTGAAATCTGCTATCACTAAAGTCATGAATGACTATGCCCGTAAAACCAATCTTTTAAAAGAAAAAGATAAAAATTTAGAAGGTTCAGATTACCGTGAAGGCTTATCTGCCGTCCTTTCCATATTAGTACCTGAGCAACATTTACAATTTGAAGGGCAAACAAAGGATAAGCTTGGCAGTCCTTTGGCTCGCCCTGTAGTTGATGGTATTGTATCTGAGAAACTGACTTTCTTCCTTTTAGAGAATGGTGAATTAGCGACGAACTTAGTCCGTAAAGCTATTAAAGCTCGTGACGCTCGCGAAGCTGCTCGTAAGGCACGAGACGAGTCACGCAACGGTAAGAAGAATAAAAAAGATAAGGGCTTGTTGTCTGGAAAATTGACCCCAGCCCAATCTAAAAATGCTAAGAAAAATGAGCTTTACTTAGTCGAAGGGGATTCTGCCGGCGGTTCAGCTAAACAAGGTCGAGATCGGAAATTCCAAGCCATTTTACCTTTACGTGGGAAAGTCTTAAATACAGAGAAGGCCAAGATGGCTGATATTCTCAAAAACGAAGAAATTAATACCATGGTCCATACAATTGGTGCAGGTGTTGGTGCTGATTTCGCTATTGATGATATTAACTACGATAAAATTATTATTATGACCGATGCCGATACGGATGGTGCTCATATTCAAACCTTGCTTTTAACCTTCTTTTACCGTTATATGCGACCACTAGTTGAAGAAGGCCATGTTTATATCGCATTACCGCCTTTGTACAAAATGGCTAAAGGGAAAGGGAAAACGGAAAAAGTGGCTTATGCTTGGACAGATGGGGAGCTTGAAGACTTGCGTAAAGAGTTTGGTAAGGGTGCTATGCTTCAACGCTATAAAGGTCTTGGTGAAATGAATGCAGATCAATTATGGGAAACTACAATGGATCCTGAAACCAGAACTTTGATTCGTGTTACCATTGATGATTTAGCGCGTGCCGAGCGTCGTGTCTCTGTTTTAATGGGGGATAAGGCTGCCCCTCGTCGTCAATGGATTGAAGATAATGTTAAGTTTACCCTAGAAGAGAATACGGTTCTTGATTGA
- a CDS encoding uracil-DNA glycosylase: protein MEHSTWHRKIKESLPPDYFARINQFLDQVYSQGRVYPKREHIFKALTETPYEDLKVLILGQDPYHGPGQAQGLSFSVPDSIAAPPSLQNILKELSEDIGKRDHHDLTSWAKQGVLLLNACLTVPEHQANAHAGLIWEPFTDAVIQLANAKESPVVFILWGGFARKKKAFITNPKHLVIESAHPSPLSAYRGFFGSRPFSKCNAFLKENQLEPIDWLQ from the coding sequence ATGGAACATTCAACTTGGCACCGAAAAATTAAGGAGAGCCTACCTCCTGATTACTTTGCTCGTATCAACCAATTCCTTGACCAGGTTTATAGTCAAGGTAGAGTTTATCCAAAGCGAGAGCATATTTTTAAGGCCTTAACCGAAACCCCATATGAAGACTTAAAAGTCTTAATTCTGGGACAAGACCCTTATCATGGTCCTGGACAAGCCCAAGGCTTATCCTTTTCAGTTCCTGACTCTATTGCAGCCCCACCTTCTTTACAAAATATTTTAAAAGAGTTATCAGAGGATATTGGCAAACGAGATCATCATGATTTAACTTCCTGGGCTAAACAAGGGGTTTTATTGCTTAATGCTTGCTTAACCGTACCAGAACACCAAGCCAATGCTCATGCAGGATTGATTTGGGAACCTTTTACAGATGCTGTTATTCAACTTGCTAATGCAAAAGAAAGCCCAGTGGTCTTTATCCTTTGGGGAGGCTTTGCCCGTAAAAAGAAAGCATTCATTACCAATCCCAAGCATTTGGTGATTGAAAGTGCTCATCCTAGCCCTTTGTCGGCTTATAGAGGCTTCTTTGGCAGTCGTCCCTTTTCAAAATGCAATGCCTTCCTAAAAGAAAATCAATTAGAGCCGATTGATTGGTTACAGTAG
- a CDS encoding dihydroorotase: protein MTLLIKNGRVMDPKTGFDQKADILVEGKSILQIADRINLAADQVIDATGLVVAPGLVDIHVHFREPGQTHKEDIHTGALAAAAGGVTSVVMMANTNPVISDCDVLAQVLESAAKEAIHIYANASVTRHFDGETVTDFKALLEAGAVGFSDDGIPLESSKVLKEALLLAKKEGSFISLHEEDPQLNGILGINEDIAERAFHFCGATGVAEYSMIARDVMIAYDCQAHVHIQHLSKAESVKVVAFAQSLGAHVSAEVAPQHFSKTEDLLLLAGANAKMNPPLRRESDRLAVIEGLKSGVISVIATDHAPHHQSEKAVADICQAPSGMTGLETSLSLGITHLVAEGHLSLMELLEKMTINPASLYEFDAGYLAENGPADLVIFDPDADRLMTDKFASKASNSPFIGDLLKGKVHYTICDGQVVFQD from the coding sequence ATGACATTATTAATTAAAAATGGTCGTGTTATGGATCCTAAAACGGGATTTGATCAAAAAGCGGATATTTTAGTAGAGGGTAAAAGTATTCTACAAATTGCTGATCGTATAAATCTAGCTGCGGATCAGGTGATTGATGCTACCGGTTTAGTTGTCGCTCCTGGTCTGGTGGATATTCATGTTCATTTTAGAGAGCCTGGTCAAACCCACAAAGAAGATATCCATACGGGTGCTTTAGCGGCAGCAGCAGGTGGGGTCACAAGTGTTGTTATGATGGCAAATACCAATCCCGTCATTTCCGATTGCGATGTTTTGGCTCAAGTTTTGGAAAGCGCAGCAAAAGAAGCTATTCATATTTATGCCAATGCTAGTGTGACTCGCCATTTCGATGGCGAAACGGTAACGGATTTTAAAGCTTTGCTGGAGGCGGGAGCTGTTGGTTTTTCTGATGATGGCATTCCTTTGGAAAGCTCTAAAGTGTTGAAGGAGGCACTGCTTTTAGCCAAGAAGGAAGGAAGCTTTATCTCTTTGCATGAAGAAGATCCGCAACTTAACGGTATTTTGGGGATTAATGAGGATATTGCAGAGCGGGCTTTTCATTTTTGTGGGGCGACTGGTGTTGCTGAATACAGTATGATTGCGCGTGATGTCATGATTGCCTATGATTGCCAAGCCCATGTGCATATTCAGCATTTATCGAAGGCGGAATCGGTTAAGGTAGTTGCCTTTGCCCAATCTTTAGGTGCTCATGTATCGGCTGAAGTAGCTCCTCAACATTTTTCGAAAACGGAAGATTTGCTCTTACTGGCAGGCGCTAATGCCAAGATGAATCCCCCTTTACGTCGTGAAAGCGATCGATTGGCTGTTATTGAAGGTTTGAAATCAGGTGTTATTTCCGTCATTGCGACAGATCATGCCCCTCATCATCAGTCTGAAAAAGCTGTTGCTGATATCTGTCAGGCTCCCTCTGGCATGACTGGGCTTGAAACCTCTCTTTCTTTAGGGATTACCCATCTGGTGGCCGAAGGGCATTTATCCTTAATGGAGTTACTGGAGAAAATGACTATTAACCCAGCTTCGCTTTATGAATTTGATGCGGGTTATTTGGCGGAAAATGGTCCTGCAGATTTGGTGATTTTTGATCCTGATGCAGATCGTTTGATGACAGACAAATTTGCTTCAAAAGCAAGTAATTCACCCTTTATAGGTGACTTACTAAAAGGGAAAGTCCATTACACTATTTGTGATGGTCAAGTCGTTTTTCAAGATTAA
- a CDS encoding amino acid ABC transporter permease: protein MKFIDFNLMKDSLWFVLSGLPYTIGISALSFMTGVTLGILLAIMGRSQHRILQKMVKVYVSIMRGVPMIVVLFMLYFGMPYFNLQLPALLCAYIGFSLVSSAYISEIFRSSINAVDHGQWEAAQALGISKKRVIQKVILPQALRIAIPPLGNVVVDMIKSSSLAAMITVPDIFQNAKIVGGREWDYMSMYILVAFIYWVLCYLFERFQSYLEDRLRIPT, encoded by the coding sequence ATGAAATTTATTGACTTTAATTTAATGAAGGATAGCCTCTGGTTTGTCTTATCAGGCTTACCTTACACTATTGGAATCTCGGCCTTGAGTTTTATGACTGGTGTGACTTTAGGGATTTTATTAGCCATAATGGGCAGATCGCAGCATAGGATCTTGCAAAAGATGGTTAAAGTTTATGTCTCTATCATGCGGGGTGTTCCAATGATAGTTGTCCTATTTATGTTATATTTTGGCATGCCCTATTTTAATCTCCAGTTGCCAGCCCTATTATGTGCCTATATTGGTTTTTCTTTGGTTAGTTCAGCCTATATATCTGAAATTTTCAGATCTTCCATTAATGCGGTAGATCATGGTCAATGGGAGGCAGCTCAAGCTTTAGGTATCAGTAAGAAGCGTGTTATTCAAAAAGTGATTCTTCCTCAAGCTCTTAGAATAGCCATTCCTCCGCTTGGTAATGTAGTGGTTGATATGATTAAAAGTTCGTCTTTAGCCGCAATGATTACAGTTCCAGACATTTTTCAAAATGCCAAAATAGTTGGTGGTAGAGAATGGGATTACATGTCCATGTATATATTGGTAGCTTTCATTTATTGGGTTCTTTGTTATCTCTTTGAAAGATTTCAATCCTACTTAGAAGACAGGTTACGCATTCCAACATAA